In one Aphelocoma coerulescens isolate FSJ_1873_10779 chromosome 20, UR_Acoe_1.0, whole genome shotgun sequence genomic region, the following are encoded:
- the SLC2A10 gene encoding solute carrier family 2, facilitated glucose transporter member 10 — protein sequence MGRALLVLLLSATVSLLGGLIFGYELGIISGALLQLQTDFHLSCFKQEVLVSAILIGALFASLAGGILIDRHGRRRAILVSNLVLLVGSLILTLARSLPVLVIGRMTVGFATSVSSMACCIYVSEMVAAHQRGLLVSLYEVGITVGILLSYALNYIFADVDEGWRYMFGLAIAPTVMQFLSILFLPVNPVKLSSWDSDCQKGLIPLQDTEDRAAAKREPYQEKNYSFLDLFRTRDNMRRRTLVGLGLVLFQQFTGQPNVLGYASKIFHSVGFQSNSSAILASVGLGAIKVVATLVAMALADKAGRRVLLMAGCVVMAISVTTIGLTSLMAPLAMARDCKAATGPNASHSLTQHPPTHVVPQSAVSPVPPASGAVKSQAGPGFAATRGLMKVFASIQSKEVVPNSSFSQKRDLVGQSKKGTLESTSPPLGAAPWAQHTVLNWITLLSMMAFVSAFSIGFGPMTWLVLSEIYPTGIRGRAFAFCNSFNWAGNLLISLSFLDLIDAIGFSWMFLLYGLVGVMAVIFIYLFVPETKGQSLEEIDQQFSRKRVWEGNVFKQRRGRGASCTHAQYQRVEHASST from the exons ATGG GTCGTGCACTGCTGGTCCTCCTCTTGTCTGCGACGGTGTCTCTCCTGGGCGGGCTGATATTTGGATACGAGCTGGGGATAATCTCTGgagcactgctgcagctgcagacagATTTTCACCTCAGCTGCTTCAAGCAAGAAGTTCTGGTGAGCGCCATCCTTATCGGAGCGCTCTTCGCCTCCCTGGCTGGGGGGATCCTCATCGACCGCCATGGCCGGAGGAGAGCAATCCTGGTCAGCAATTTGGTCCTCTTGGTGGGCAGCCTCATCCTCACACTGGCGAGGTCACTCCCTGTGCTGGTCATTGGGCGCATGACCGTGGGCTTTGCCACCTCTGTCTCGTCCATGGCCTGCTGCATCTACGTCTCAGAAATGGTGGCTGCTCACCAGCGAGGGCTGCTGGTGTCTCTCTATGAAGTGGGAATCACTGTGGGCATCCTGCTGTCCTATGCACTGAATTACATCTTTGCAGACGTGGACGAGGGGTGGAGGTACATGTTTGGACTGGCCATTGCCCCGACGGTCATGCAGTTCCTCAGCATCCTCTTTCTCCCAGTGAACCCTGTTAAACTGAGCTCGTGGGACTCTGACTGCCAGAAGGGCCTCATCCCATTGCAGGACACAgaggacagagcagcagcaaagcgGGAGCCATATCAGGAGAAGAATTACTCATTTCTCGACCTTTTTAGGACCAGAGACAACATGAGAAGGCGGACTCTGGTGGGCCTGGGACTGGTGCTCTTCCAGCAGTTCACTGGGCAGCCCAATGTGCTGGGCTATGCCTCCAAAATCTTCCACTCTGTGGGATTCCAGAGCAACTCCTCAGCAATCCTGGCCTCAGTTGGGCTGGGAGCGATAAAGGTGGTGGCCACACTGGTGGCCATGGCCTTGGCAGAcaaggcaggcaggagagtgctGCTCATGGCTGGCTGCGTGGTGATGGCCATCTCGGTCACCACCATCGGCCTCACCAGCCTCATGGCTCCGCTGGCCATGGCCAGGGACTGCAAAGCAGCCACAGGCCCCAATGCATCCCACAGCCTCACCCAGCACCCCCCAACGCATGTGGTCCCCCAGTCTGCTGTGTCACCTGTCCCACCAGCATCAGGTGCTGTCAAAAGTCAGGCAGGCCCTGGTTTTGCTGCCACAAGGGGCCTTATGAAAGTTTTCGCCAGCATTCAAAGCAAAGAGGTTGTTCCCAATTCTTCCTTCAGTCAGAAAAGGGACTTGGTAGGTCAGTCCAAGAAAGGAACACTGGAAAGCACGAGCCCTCCCCTCggtgctgctccctgggcacAACATACGGTCTTAAATTGGATTACACTGCTGAGCATGATGGCTTTCGTGAGTGCCTTCTCAATTGGATTTGGGCCAA TGACCTGGCTGGTCCTGAGTGAGATTTACCCTACTGGGATAAGAGGAAGAGCCTTTGCCTTCTGTAACAGCTTTAACTGGGCTGGTAATTTACTGATCAGCCTCTCCTTCCTGGACCTTATTG ATGCCATTGGATTCTCTTGGATGTTTCTTCTCTATGGACTGGTGGGAGTGATGGCTGTTATATTCATTTACCTTTTTGTGCCAGAAACAAAAGGACAGTCCCTAGAGGAGATAGACCAGCAGTTCTCCAGGAAACG GGTGTGGGAAGGAAATGTTTTCAAGCAGAGACGTGGAAGAGGAGCAAGCTGCACACACGCACAGTACCAGAGAGTGGAGCATGCCAGCAGCACATGA